Proteins found in one Arachis stenosperma cultivar V10309 chromosome 8, arast.V10309.gnm1.PFL2, whole genome shotgun sequence genomic segment:
- the LOC130945973 gene encoding pentatricopeptide repeat-containing protein At5g66520-like gives MTRAYGIVPRIEHYGCLVDLQSRAGLLKEAHEVIINMPMLPNGVIWGALLGGCRLHKNIELAEKAMKHISELNPLNDGYYIVLSNAYAEVGKWEEVTKIRKLMKNRGVKKTPGCSSITIDGTVHEFVAGDESHPECDEIFEMWEKLLVKMKEEGYVPNTSVVLLDVEDKEKEKFLFRHTEKLALVYGLMNTKPGMPIRIMKNLRVCEDCHAAFKILSAIEKKEIVVRDRSRFHCFKNGDCTCKDYW, from the coding sequence ATGACCAGAGCATATGGAATAGTGCCTAGGATTGAGCATTATGGTTGCTTGGTTGATCTCCAGAGTCGCGCAGGACTATTGAAAGAGGCTCATGAGGTTATCATAAACATGCCTATGTTGCCAAATGGGGTCATTTGGGGGGCTCTGCTTGGTGGTTGCAGGCTTCATAAGAACATCGAATTGGCTGAGAAAGCTATGAAACATATTTCGGAATTGAATCCACTTAATGATGGATACTACATTGTTCTCTCGAATGCTTATGCAGAGGTGGGAAAATGGGAAGAAGTAACGAAAATCAGGAAGTTGATGAAGAACAGAGGGGTGAAGAAAACGCCTGGATGCAGTTCAATCACAATAGATGGAACAGTTCATGAGTTTGTAGCCGGGGATGAGTCTCATCCTGAATGTGATGAGATATTTGAGATGTGGGAAAAACTATTAGTGAAGATGAAGGAAGAAGGGTATGTGCCAAATACTTCAGTTGTGCTTCTTGATGTGGAAGATAAAGAAAAGGAGAAGTTCCTGTTTCGCCATACCGAAAAACTGGCACTTGTGTATGGGTTGATGAACACAAAACCTGGAATGCCTATTAGGATTATGAAGAATCTTCGTGTGTGTGAGGATTGTCATGCTGCTTTCAAAATACTATCTGCcattgaaaagaaagaaattgtgGTGCGTGATCGGAGTAGGTTTCATTGTTTCAAAAATGGTGATTGTACATGCAAGGATTATTGGTAG
- the LOC130945975 gene encoding pentatricopeptide repeat-containing protein At5g48910-like: MMFCSTLPSTPSHHHQKVLDPPPSTVNATNFNTVLELKQIHALLVKTQSHHSLPLTRVVLICALTNHFSYAHKILRLSPNSQELFPWNFCLKHFAEGESTHDAITLFRRLRQMGTPIPDHFMCSFVLKACTRVSDIQTGRIIHAFAVKLGLTANLVLQNMIVHLYAVCGEMSDARLVFDKMPQRDVVTWSIMISQLVKAGDFRGAYGLFCVMPERNVKTWTSMISGFVRCGKSEEAVGLFLEMEREGLMPNEVTVVAALAACADLGDLELGKSVHQFADRSVMGMYMFVTH; the protein is encoded by the coding sequence atgATGTTCTGCTCCACCCTCCCATCCACGCCTTCCCACCACCACCAGAAAGTACTTGACCCACCGCCGTCCACCGTCAACGCCACTAACTTCAACACCGTACTCGAACTCAAACAAATACACGCACTTCTCGTCAAAACCCAAAGCCATCACTCTCTCCCTCTCACTCGCGTCGTTCTAATCTGCGCCCTCACCAACCATTTTTCTTACGCTCACAAAATCCTCCGCCTCTCACCAAACTCCCAAGAACTCTTTCCATGGAACTTCTGCCTCAAACATTTTGCCGAAGGGGAGTCCACTCACGACGCCATCACTCTCTTCCGTCGCCTCCGCCAAATGGGTACTCCAATCCCTGACCACTTCATGTGTTCCTTCGTTCTCAAAGCCTGTACTCGTGTTTCCGACATTCAAACTGGGAGAATCATTCATGCCTTCGCGGTGAAGCTTGGGTTAACAGCTAATTTGGTTTTGCAAAATATGATTGTGCATTTGTATGCAGTTTGCGGGGAGATGAGTGATGCGCGCCTTGTGTTCGATAAAATGCCTCAGCGAGACGTTGTTACTTGGAGCATAATGATAAGTCAGTTGGTTAAGGCGGGTGACTTCCGTGGCGCTTATGGTTTGTTTTGTGTGATGCCGGAGAGGAATGTGAAGACATGGACGTCCATGATTTCGGGGTTTGTCCGGTGTGGGAAGTCGGAGGAAGCTGTAGGGTTGTTCTTGGAGATGGAGAGGGAAGGTTTGATGCCAAATGAGGTGACCGTGGTGGCAGCTTTAGCGGCTTGTGCTGATTTGGGTGACTTGGAGCTTGGCAAGAGTGTTCACCAGTTCGCAGATCGGAGTGTCATGGGAATGTACATGTTTGTAACACACTGA
- the LOC130944205 gene encoding pentatricopeptide repeat-containing protein At2g35030, mitochondrial-like, with protein MKKLHYLSSLTLMQIRYHNTHIYQCFISGFPMLRNLAIRLKSTANLQLEMKQCNSFISCLCKEGKIDNARKVFDKISERDIGLWTTMISGYIKCGMIKEARKLFDRVDAKKNVVIWTAMVSGYIKSNMIKEAERLFHEMPVRNVVSWNTMMDGYAHNGQTQMALDLFRRMPERNVVSWNTIITALARCGRIEEAQMLFDQMVERDVVSWTTMVAGLAKNGRIDDARTLFDVMPVRNVVSWNAMVTGYAQNGRLNEALELFERMPERDMPSWNTVITGLIQNGELNRAEKLFHEMPQKNVITWTAMMTGYVQNGLSEEALKMFNKMQSHDWLKPNTGTFVTVLGACIDLAGLAEGQQIHQLISKTIFQENTYVVSALINMYSKCGELRTARKMFDDGLLSQRDLISWNGMIAAYAHHGCGKEAINLFNEMQDQGFQANDVTFVGLLTACSHAGLVEEGLKYFDELLKNRSIEVREEHYACLVDLCGRAGRLKEAFDIIERLGEDSSISVWGALLAGCNVHGNEIIGNLVAKKILKIEPENAGTYLSLSNMYASVGKWKEAANVRMKMKDKGLKKQPGCSWIGVGNTVQIFVVGDKSHYQFELLGGLLLDLHNKMRRAGDMPDDDVLVGVEFL; from the coding sequence ATGAAGAAGCTACACTATTTGTCGTCATTGACTTTGATGCAAATTCGTTATCACAATACACACATTTACCAATGCTTCATAAGTGGCTTTCCAATGCTGAGAAACCTTGCAATTAGGCTGAAATCCACGGCTAATCTTCAGTTGGAAATGAAACAATGCAATTCTTTCATTTCATGCCTTTGCAAGGAAGGGAAAATCGACAATGCACGCAAGGTATTTGATAAAATTTCTGAAAGGGACATTGGTTTGTGGACCACAATGATAAGTGGGTACATCAAGTGTGGCATGATCAAGGAGGCTAGGAAGTTGTTTGACAGAGTGGATGCAAAGAAGAATGTTGTCATTTGGACTGCTATGGTTAGCGGTTACATAAAGTCCAATATGATCAAGGAAGCTGAGAGGCTGTTTCATGAGATGCCTGTGAGGAATGTTGTGTCTTGGAATACTATGATGGATGGGTATGCACATAATGGGCAGACACAAATGGCTTTGGACTTGTTTAGGAGGATGCCAGAGAGGAACGTGGTTTCCTGGAATACAATCATAACAGCTTTGGCTCGATGTGGGAGGATTGAGGAAGCACAGATGCTTTTTGATCAGATGGTGGAAAGAGATGTTGTTTCATGGACTACCATGGTTGCAGGATTGGCTAAGAATGGGAGAATTGATGATGCTCGGACACTCTTTGATGTGATGCCTGTTCGAAATGTGGTTTCATGGAATGCAATGGTCACAGGTTATGCACAAAATGGAAGATTGAATGAGGCTTTAGAGTTGTTCGAAAGGATGCCTGAGAGAGACATGCCTTCATGGAATACGGTGATCACTGGTTTAATTCAGAATGGGGAGTTGAATAGGGCAGAAAAGTTGTTCCATGAGATGCCGCAAAAGAATGTGATTACCTGGACTGCAATGATGACGGGCTATGTGCAGAATGGCCTAAGTGAAGAAGCACTGAAAATGTTTAACAAAATGCAATCTCATGATTGGTTAAAACCCAACACTGGAACCTTTGTGACAGTGTTAGGTGCTTGCATTGACTTAGCTGGTCTTGCTGAGGGGCAACAAATTCATCAATTGATAAGTAAAACTATTTTTCAGGAAAACACATACGTGGTATCAGCACTGATAAATATGTACTCAAAATGTGGAGAGCTGCGTACTGCTAGGAAGATGTTTGATGATGGGTTATTAAGCCAAAGGGATTTGATATCATGGAATGGTATGATTGCTGCTTATGCACACCACGGATGTGGCAAGGAAGCAATTAACCTATTTAATGAAATGCAAGATCAAGGTTTCCAAGCTAATGATGTCACCTTTGTTGGACTTCTCACTGCTTGCAGTCATGCTGGTTTAGTTGAGGAGGGGCTTAAATACTTTGACGAGCTTTTGAAAAACAGGTCTATAGAAGTCAGGGAAGAACACTACGCATGTTTAGTTGATCTTTGTGGACGAGCAGGAAGGCTGAAAGAAGCTTTCGATATCATTGAGAGACTTGGGGAAGATTCATCAATTTCTGTTTGGGGAGCGCTCCTTGCTGGATGCAATGTACATGGGAATGAAATTATTGGGAATCTTGTAGctaagaaaattttgaaaattgaaccAGAGAACGCAGGCACTTATTTATCACTTTCCAATATGTATGCTTCCGTAGGGAAATGGAAAGAAGCTGCCAATGTTAGGATGAAAATGAAGGACAAGGGGCTAAAGAAGCAGCCGGGTTGTAGTTGGATTGGAGTTGGCAATACAGTGCAAATATTTGTAGTTGGTGATAAGTCCCATTATCAATTTGAGCTACTGGGGGGTTTACTTCTTGATCTACATAACAAAATGAGAAGGGCTGGAGATATGCCAGATGATGATGTATTAGTTGGTGTAGAGTTCTTATAG